A stretch of the Fusobacterium perfoetens ATCC 29250 genome encodes the following:
- a CDS encoding VirK/YbjX family protein: MKKEINFYYSVIKKGRNKGELNTLKTQIKYTIRFILLYQHAKKLANFIISHKYLKDEVYRYPVLCSKIHRPYLTNSLNTREKVDSIISSYSLLDKLFSQNLLKDIYRNGNLEICSFTGKDGNLFKIILKLYPNYDKEGEFTLICYNHLDKPLAKLTFGFHNNEIIIGGLQGLEKGEDKELIKEATKNMYGLFPKKLLLEILYFLFPNHTKIGVGKNKHIYFSIRYKHRKEKKIHADYDNFWESINGINKNGLWLLPRNIERKNLLEIPVKKRSLYTKRFTLLEEIKNSVENLTN; the protein is encoded by the coding sequence ATGAAAAAAGAAATTAATTTTTATTACTCTGTAATTAAAAAAGGAAGGAACAAAGGAGAATTAAACACACTTAAAACACAAATCAAATATACAATTAGGTTTATTTTACTCTACCAACATGCTAAAAAATTGGCTAATTTCATCATTAGTCATAAATATTTAAAAGATGAAGTTTACAGATATCCTGTACTTTGTAGTAAAATCCATAGACCTTACCTTACTAATAGTTTAAATACTAGAGAAAAGGTTGATTCTATAATATCTTCATATTCTTTATTAGATAAATTATTCTCTCAAAATTTATTAAAAGATATTTATAGAAATGGAAATTTAGAAATTTGTTCTTTTACTGGAAAAGATGGAAATTTATTTAAAATTATTTTAAAACTTTATCCTAATTATGATAAAGAGGGTGAATTTACTTTAATTTGCTATAACCATCTTGATAAACCTTTGGCTAAACTTACTTTTGGATTTCATAATAATGAAATTATAATTGGAGGTTTACAAGGTTTAGAAAAAGGTGAGGACAAAGAATTAATAAAGGAAGCTACAAAAAATATGTATGGACTTTTTCCAAAGAAATTACTTCTTGAAATACTATATTTCCTATTCCCAAACCACACCAAAATAGGAGTTGGAAAAAACAAACATATTTACTTTTCTATAAGATACAAACATAGGAAAGAAAAGAAAATACATGCTGATTATGATAATTTTTGGGAAAGCATAAATGGCATTAATAAAAATGGACTTTGGTTACTTCCAAGAAATATAGAGAGAAAAAATCTACTAGAAATACCTGTTAAAAAACGTTCTCTCTATACAAAAAGATTTACCCTTTTAGAAGAGATTAAAAATTCTGTTGAAAATTTAACTAATTAG
- a CDS encoding YbhB/YbcL family Raf kinase inhibitor-like protein: MKKLELISKGIENGYILEKYGVHGTEKLNGMPSLSLPLEWKNTPEGTKSYALVMIDHDAIPVTGFTWIHWTAIIPGDLNKLEENASLENKDIIQGVNSWISSMGGLSKADASHFGGPAPPDKEHDYTFTLYALDKELDLENGFYLNELYKAMEGHILDEATIIGKYKNVK, from the coding sequence ATGAAAAAATTAGAATTAATTAGTAAAGGGATAGAAAATGGATATATTTTAGAAAAATATGGAGTTCATGGAACAGAAAAACTTAATGGAATGCCATCACTTTCTTTACCATTAGAGTGGAAAAATACACCAGAAGGAACAAAATCATATGCTTTAGTAATGATAGACCATGATGCTATACCAGTTACAGGATTTACTTGGATACATTGGACAGCAATTATTCCAGGAGATTTAAATAAATTAGAAGAGAATGCAAGTTTAGAAAATAAAGATATTATCCAAGGAGTTAACAGTTGGATATCTTCAATGGGAGGATTATCAAAAGCAGATGCTTCTCATTTTGGTGGGCCAGCTCCTCCAGATAAAGAGCATGATTATACTTTCACTTTATATGCTTTAGATAAAGAATTAGATTTAGAAAATGGATTCTATCTAAATGAACTTTATAAAGCAATGGAAGGGCATATTTTAGATGAGGCTACAATAATAGGAAAGTATAAAAACGTTAAATAA
- a CDS encoding winged helix-turn-helix transcriptional regulator — protein MREITCPLELIFHILKGKWAPMIVWRARLGNQRLTDLKKDILNCNEKMLIQHINELIKYGVLEKIEFLEYPKHTEYRLTDFGWKLIPILAKTQELGIEYLQKSQLFTKDE, from the coding sequence ATGAGAGAGATTACTTGTCCACTTGAACTAATATTTCATATTTTAAAAGGAAAATGGGCACCTATGATAGTATGGAGAGCTAGATTAGGGAATCAAAGGCTAACAGATTTAAAAAAAGATATACTAAACTGTAATGAAAAAATGTTAATTCAACATATAAATGAATTGATAAAATATGGAGTTTTAGAAAAAATAGAATTTTTAGAATATCCAAAACATACAGAATATAGATTGACAGACTTTGGTTGGAAGTTAATTCCAATTCTTGCAAAAACTCAAGAACTAGGGATAGAATACTTACAAAAAAGTCAGTTATTCACAAAAGATGAATAA
- a CDS encoding helix-turn-helix transcriptional regulator gives MSNRLMIYDKSYIETVSILKSKRKKMYTQKEFAKLLGVTQKTISYYENCQSELNFKLFIKICHLLQINFFLDFSKLFLNEYSKSNK, from the coding sequence ATGAGTAACAGATTAATGATTTATGACAAAAGCTATATTGAAACTGTAAGTATTTTAAAAAGTAAGAGAAAGAAGATGTATACTCAAAAAGAATTTGCTAAATTGCTTGGAGTAACTCAAAAGACTATAAGTTATTATGAAAATTGTCAAAGTGAATTAAATTTTAAATTATTTATTAAAATATGTCATCTTTTACAAATAAATTTCTTTTTAGATTTTTCAAAATTATTTTTAAATGAATATAGTAAATCTAATAAATAA
- a CDS encoding SGNH/GDSL hydrolase family protein: MLKSKKEFYIRILIIIFLIGSFITFNYIIDPLQQYRIPKLYKIGYFRSEERYLNAGLIRNRNFDSILIGSSITRNFDENYIKKMLNYDIVKLTMSSANQEDIKFVLDSIDNFKIKNIMIGIDLWGFGDVKANVEMPKHLYKEKLTLKDNWKYLSNIGVFKQSLKLVLYNFKYKDRVEEKFKLGYQYKYSKAEVLKREKILNIKLKEDLNLENYSKEMEENYNQNLKTILEKNKDKNIILFFPPYSILAFQNMIKENTLEKYMAFKKFLVEDISKYKNVKIYDFQDVKEITHNFDNYGDKSHYSPEVSQKLIDFIKEDEYRITKNNVNTRIKNLEKQLKEMDYIL; this comes from the coding sequence ATGTTAAAATCAAAAAAAGAATTTTATATAAGAATATTAATTATAATTTTTTTAATAGGAAGTTTTATAACTTTTAATTATATAATAGACCCTCTTCAACAATATAGGATACCAAAGTTATATAAAATAGGATATTTTAGAAGTGAAGAAAGATATTTGAATGCAGGTTTAATAAGAAATAGAAATTTTGATAGTATTTTAATAGGAAGTTCTATAACAAGAAACTTTGATGAAAATTATATAAAAAAAATGTTAAATTATGATATAGTAAAGTTAACAATGAGTAGTGCAAATCAGGAAGATATAAAGTTTGTATTAGATAGCATAGATAATTTTAAAATAAAAAATATTATGATAGGAATAGATTTATGGGGATTTGGAGATGTTAAAGCTAATGTTGAAATGCCTAAACATTTATATAAAGAAAAATTAACTTTAAAAGATAATTGGAAATATTTAAGTAATATAGGTGTATTTAAACAGAGTTTAAAATTAGTATTATATAATTTTAAATATAAAGATAGAGTAGAAGAAAAATTTAAATTAGGATATCAATATAAATATTCAAAAGCTGAAGTTTTAAAAAGAGAAAAAATTTTAAATATAAAGTTAAAAGAAGATTTAAATTTAGAAAATTATTCAAAAGAAATGGAAGAAAATTATAATCAAAATTTAAAAACAATATTAGAAAAAAATAAAGATAAAAATATAATATTATTTTTTCCACCATATTCTATTTTAGCATTTCAAAATATGATAAAAGAAAACACATTAGAAAAATATATGGCATTTAAAAAATTTTTAGTAGAAGATATTTCAAAATACAAAAATGTAAAAATTTATGATTTCCAAGATGTTAAAGAAATTACACATAATTTTGATAATTATGGAGATAAAAGTCACTATTCTCCAGAAGTAAGCCAAAAATTAATAGATTTTATAAAAGAAGATGAATATAGAATTACAAAAAATAATGTAAATACTAGAATAAAAAATTTAGAAAAACAATTAAAAGAAATGGATTATATATTGTAA
- a CDS encoding MBOAT family O-acyltransferase — protein sequence MGGGSYLKRKSLLILGVVFNLGILGYYKYYDFFVENINYIFKTNIPLLHILLPLGISFFTFQQLSFVIDSYYRKNLRYDFLSYSLFVTFFPQLIAGPIVLPTEMLPQFENEKNKLINYENMNRGLYLFSIGLAKKVIIADSIASFANAGFDMMESLNFIEAWLTSISYTMQLYFDFSGYCDMAMGIGLMFNIVLPINFNSPYKSTNIQEFWQKWHMTLGRFMMNYLYIPLGGNRHGKRRTLINLLIIFLASGIWHGAGWNFIIWGGLHGLGILIHRMWKSSGRKMNKLIGWFITFNYVNLLWVFFRAETLDVAIKVIRGMFDIKSIFNFLSINYKTFIYNDLGNKVIFLILIFSIILSLIFKNSILKKETRFSKYEIGIYISMSLIFMNRISTFLYFNF from the coding sequence ATGGGGGGGGGGTCGTATCTTAAGAGAAAATCTTTACTAATCTTAGGAGTAGTATTTAATTTAGGAATATTAGGATATTATAAATACTATGATTTCTTTGTAGAAAATATAAATTATATTTTTAAAACAAATATTCCATTATTACATATATTATTACCACTTGGAATATCATTTTTTACATTCCAACAACTGTCATTTGTAATAGATAGTTATTATAGAAAAAATTTACGATATGATTTTTTAAGTTATTCACTATTTGTAACATTTTTTCCACAATTAATAGCAGGACCAATAGTATTACCAACAGAAATGTTACCACAATTTGAAAATGAAAAAAATAAATTAATTAACTATGAGAATATGAATAGAGGATTATATCTATTTTCAATAGGCCTAGCGAAAAAAGTAATAATAGCCGATTCAATAGCTTCATTTGCCAATGCAGGCTTTGATATGATGGAAAGTTTAAACTTTATAGAAGCATGGTTAACATCAATATCATATACAATGCAATTATATTTTGATTTTAGTGGATATTGTGATATGGCAATGGGAATAGGATTAATGTTTAATATAGTGTTACCAATAAACTTTAATTCCCCATATAAATCAACAAATATACAAGAATTTTGGCAAAAATGGCATATGACATTAGGAAGATTTATGATGAACTATCTATATATCCCATTGGGAGGAAATAGACATGGAAAAAGAAGGACATTAATAAATCTATTGATAATATTTTTAGCAAGTGGAATATGGCATGGAGCAGGATGGAATTTTATAATCTGGGGAGGACTACATGGATTAGGAATATTAATCCATAGAATGTGGAAATCCTCAGGAAGAAAAATGAATAAATTAATAGGTTGGTTTATAACATTTAACTATGTAAATCTATTATGGGTATTCTTTAGAGCAGAAACACTAGATGTGGCAATAAAAGTAATAAGAGGAATGTTTGATATAAAAAGTATTTTTAATTTTTTAAGTATAAATTATAAAACTTTTATATATAATGATTTAGGAAATAAAGTTATTTTTTTGATATTAATTTTTTCTATAATTTTAAGTTTAATTTTTAAAAATTCTATTTTAAAGAAAGAAACAAGATTTTCCAAGTATGAAATAGGTATTTATATTTCTATGAGTTTAATTTTTATGAATAGAATATCAACATTTTTATATTTTAATTTTTAA